The Daucus carota subsp. sativus chromosome 9, DH1 v3.0, whole genome shotgun sequence genome window below encodes:
- the LOC108200599 gene encoding uncharacterized protein At1g66480 produces the protein MGNTLGGKKTTKVMKINGETIKLKTPIQAGEVTKDYPGFVLLESEAVKHFGIRAKPLGIYQELKPRRLYFLVELPKFPEEKAPRKIRSGINMSAKERLDSLMLARRSVSDLSLLKPKSSMVEEVSKESVENDSKMLKIKIKLPKAEVEKLMRESKSEAEAAEKIMELYKRISASVVEGKEVQEHGSSGARREVRWNEGGLGRISGAVKARERRVGFMAINEGETQVAVA, from the exons ATGGGTAACACCTTGGGAGGGAAGAAGACAACAAAGGTGATGAAGATCAACGGAGAAACAATCAAGTTAAAAACTCCGATTCAAGCCGGAGAAGTAACGAAAGACTATCCAGGCTTCGTTTTGTTAGAATCGGAGGCGGTTAAGCATTTCGGCATTCGAGCAAAGCCGTTAGGTATTTATCAAGAACTTAAGCCTAGAAGGCTTTATTTTCTTGTAGAGCTACCGAAGTTTCCGGAAGAAAAAGCGCCTAGAAAGATTAGGTCAGGGATCAACATGAGTGCTAAAGAGAGGCTGGATAGCTTAATGCTGGCGAGGCGCTCGGTCTCGGATCTTTCGTTGTTGAAGCCCAAGAGCAGTATGGTTGAGGAGGTTTCGAAAGAAAGTGTCGAAAATGATTCGAAAATGTTGAAGATTAAGATTAAGTTGCCGAAGGCAGAGGTGGAGAAGTTGATGAGGGAGAGTAAGAGTGAAGCTGAGGCTGCGGAGAAGATTATGGAATTGTATAAGAGGATTAGTGCAAGTGTAGTGGAGGGGAAGGAGGTTCAGGAACATGGTTCGTCGGGGGCTCGTCGAGAAGTGCGGTGGAATGAGGGTGGTCTAGGAAGGATTAGTGGGGCAGTGAAGGCGCGTGAG AGGAGAGTTGGATTCATGGCCATCAACGAGGGAGAGACTCAAGTGGCAGTGGCTTGA